One window of Nicotiana tomentosiformis chromosome 11, ASM39032v3, whole genome shotgun sequence genomic DNA carries:
- the LOC138901755 gene encoding uncharacterized protein → MAIANNMQINGEKLEDVTIIEKILRSMTAKFNYIVFSIEESKDIDTLSIDELQSSLLVHEQKLNQQDKEELGLKTTTFSKGEDHEKETKAEEEVSLLMAYTSREKVSANLWYLDTGCNNHMYGHKVAFSELDETFQDTVKFGDNSAVSIVGKGKKEMVLGMPQFEPPNGICEECVVSKQHRESFPTSKSWRAKKVLELVH, encoded by the exons ATGGCTATCGCAAATAATATGCAAATTAATGGAGAAAAGCTGGAGGACGTTACCATCATTGAGAAAATACTTCGCTCGATGACAGCAAAGTTCAACTATATCGTTTTCTCCATTGAAGAATCCAAGGACATTGATACTCTTTCTATTGATGAATTGCAAAGTTCTTTGTTGGTTCATGAACAGAAGTTAAATCAACAAGACAAGGAGGAGTTAGGATTGAAGACAACGACTTTCTCAAAAGGAGAAGATCATGAGAAAG AGACAAAGGCGGAAGAAGaggtttctctcttgatggcatATACTTCTAGAGAAAAAGTTTCTGCTAATTTATGGTATCTTGATACTGGTTGCAACAATCACATGTATGGACACAAAGTGGCGTTCTCAGAATTAGATGAAACTTTTCAAGATACTGTGAAGTTTGGAGATAATTCAGCTGTCTCTATTGTGGGAAAAGGGAAG AAAGAGATGGTATTGGGTATGCCGCAATTTGAACCTCCTAACGGAATATGTGAAGAGTGTGTTGTTAGCAAACAACACCGTGAATCATTTCCAACAAGCAAGTCTTGGAGGGCAAAGAAGGTGCTGGAGCTAGTACACTAA
- the LOC138901756 gene encoding uncharacterized protein → MPGYAKFKKDLVTKKRSMKCDTIKMTHQVSSIVHSMDPKLEDPSAFTIPCTIGSADFAKALCDLGASINLMSYSVFKTLGIRQPRPTSMRLQVADRIMKRPLGINDDVLVRVDKFILPTDFVILDCEVDYELPIILGRPLLATGKAVVDLEV, encoded by the coding sequence atgccgggatatgccaagttcaagaaggacttggtaacaaagaagaggtcaatgaaATGTGATAcaatcaaaatgacacatcaagtgagttccattgtgcattccatggatccaaagctagaagatcctagcgcctttacaattccatgcactattggtAGTGCTGATTTCGccaaagccttgtgtgatttgggagcgagcattaatttgatgTCATATTCTGTGTTCAAGACATTGGGGATTAGGCAACCAAGACCTACTTCCATGAGGTTGCAAGTGGCGGACCGAAtaatgaagaggccattggggaTAAATGATGATGTGCTAGTTCGGGTCGACAAATTCATACTTCCCACAGATTTTGTAATACtcgactgtgaggttgactatgagctgccaatcatattggggagacctttaCTAGCTACAGGGAAGGCCGTAGTTGATTTGGAAGTTtag